The following proteins are encoded in a genomic region of Colletotrichum higginsianum IMI 349063 chromosome 9, whole genome shotgun sequence:
- a CDS encoding FAD binding domain-containing protein yields the protein MQENATAPFPVLVLLLKTPPSRRISFLASSLAEKSGSQTYIQHPVDLIAVAFVPFSLSFSLALSLALSVSLLFPTPVCSSRKTASAMLDVVIVGAGIAGLSAGISFRRAGHQVRIYERSSLSDEVGAAINVPPNTSRFLTRWGLDPEASGFVKAGPVQLQDPLTMEITSTDANTDNVEMYDAELWYAHRVDLHDTLKRIATSPTGPGAPVTIHPNSCVVGYNPELPAVLMQDGEEIQADLVVAADGIHSIACETVLGEKNPPVPPVHYNSCYRFLIPSEVLEEDPETKFWTEDADGLLRILPDNKTSRRVISYPCRRYVFQVKQNGLSD from the exons ATGCAGGAGAATGCAACGGCGCCGTTCCCCGTGTTGGTTCTCCTGCTGAAGACTCCCCCGAGCAGAAGAATTTCTTTCTTGGCTTCTTCACTTGCGGAGAAATCAGGCTCCCAGACATACATTCAACATCCAGTCGATCTGATAGCAGTTGCCTTTgtccctttctctctttctttctctctcgctctctctctcgctctctctgtctctcttctctttcccACCCCCGTTTGTTCATCCCGCAAAACGGCTAGCGCCATGCTGGACGTAGTCATTGTTGGAGCCGGCATAGCTGGCCTCTCGGCTGGCATCTCTTTCCGCCGCGCGGGCCACCAGGTGCGCATCTACGAGCGATCCTCGTTgagcgacgaggtcggcgccgccatcaacgTGCCACCCAACACGTCGAGGTTCCTCACCCGATGGGGTCTCGACCCGGAAGCTTCGGGCTTCGTCAAGGCCGGGCCTGTCCAGCTCCAGGACCCCTTGACGATGGAGATCACGTCGACCGACGCCAACACGGACAACGTGGAGATGTACGATGCCGAGCTGTGGTACGCGCACCGCGTGGATCTGCACGATACCCTCAAAAGGATAGCGACCAGTCCAACGGGCCCGGGTGCTCCCGTCACCATCCATCCGAACTCGTGCGTCGTTGGATAC AACCCCGAACTGCCGGCCGTGCTCATgcaggatggcgaggagATCCAAGCCGACTTGGTCGTGGCCGCGGATGGCATTCACTCCATCGCATGCGAGACGGTTCTCGGCGAGAAGAACCCTCCCGTGCCGCCCGTTCACTATAACTCGTGTTATCGATTTTTGATCCCCtccgaggtcctcgaggaaGACCCCGAAACCAAGTTCTGGAccgaggacgcggacggTCTCTTGCGCATACTCCCCGATAACAAGACCAGTAGAAGAGTGATATCGTACCCGTGCCGCAGGTACGTGTTCCAAGTCAAGCAGAACGGACTATCCGACTGA
- a CDS encoding FAD binding domain-containing protein, with product MKSASREDYHANIDKAEVAERFAGFHPSLLAVIDKATDIKRWPLLYRSSLPTWRKGRVVLAGDAAHPVLPHQGQGGAMGLEDGIALGVVMAGATDASDVEKRLEIYEKLRKDRTSVIQLLSNVGHDETHLIEDALLEYMSKEEIPKTPKEFFTHNFDYDIVDEAIKIMEEYDPSFHLPHDFFEDDSFNMAHISGELSKMSGFIKVETCISVETEEVAA from the exons ATGAAATCGGCTAGCCGTGAAG ACTACCATGCGAACATCGATAAAGCAGAAGTTGCCGAGAGGTTTGCTGGTTTCCATCCAAGCTTGCTGGCAGTGATCGA CAAAGCGACCGACATTAAGCGATGGCCGTTGTTGTACCGCTCGTCTCTGCCCACATGGCGGAAAGGGAGAGTGGTTTTGGCTGGCGATGCAGCCCATCCAGTTTTGCCCC atcaaggccaaggcggtGCAATGGGTCTTGAAGACGGAATCGCCCTGGGCGTCGTGATGGCTGGGGCTACAGATGCCTCTGATGTCGAAAAGCGCTTGGAAATATACGAGAAGCTTCGCAAAGACCGTACCAGCGTCATTCAATTGCTGAGCAACGTTGGACACGACGAGACGCATCTCATCGAAGATGCCCTGCTAGAATACATGTCCAAGGAGGAAATACCAA AAACACCCAAGGAGTTCTTTACGCACAACTTTGACTATGACATTGTGGACGAGGCTATCAAGATCATGGAGGAGTACGACCCCTCGTTCCATCTGCCCCACGACTTCTTCGAGGATGACTCGTTCAACATGGCCCACATCAGCGGAGAGCTGTCCAAGATGAGTGGGTTCATCAAGGTCGAGACGTGTATCAGCgtcgagacggaggaggtggcggcgtAG